The Helicobacter fennelliae nucleotide sequence ATGTTCTAGAAGTCCTAACGGCAAACACGAGCTTCTTGGCTAAGGTAAGCTATCAAGCCTTCATGGCTGATATGTTTTGATAAGGGCTTTTGCAAGCTTTTTTCAAAGCCTAAATATAACAATCCTACAAATCAAGCAAATCAAGGAGATAAAATGCCAACCACCACTGAATACAAAATTATGCGTGAAGCCTATGAAAAGGAGCTTGATAGACTTTGGCAGCGCTCTATTTTCCTCGCTACTTTTATGACTTTAGCATGGGGCGGATATAGTGCTTTTATTGTTAATTTCTTAAAAGAAAAAATAACTTAGATGCAAATTTATACCACCTCATTGCTATGGGGTTGTGCTTTGCTATTATGATTCTTTCTATGCTTTGGGTGGCTATGGCTAAGGGCTCTAAATTTGTCCAAGAAGCCCACGAGGAGCATATTAAAAAATTTGATATAAATATTTATCTGCCTTATAATGAAGACATCAAGGAAGAAGAGAAAATAAACTTGTTTTGTGATTTAAGCAAGTATGAGGATTCTATCAAAAAAGAAAATGGTTGCTATTTAACCTGTGCGCTCAAATCAGCCCGCTACTCACCAAGCAAAATCAATATCGCTTTGGGGTATGTGAGTTGGTTTGTTGCTTGTTTGGCACTTAGCGTTCATATTGGATTTTGTGAGTCTTTTGCTGTTTTGCAAACATTTTTACAAGAGAAAGCCTGTATTTTTTTAACTATCTTAACTTTATCTTGGATTTTGTATTTTTTAGTGGGTTTTGTATTAAGGGGAAGCCAAAAAAAGCTAAAACTATAAACAAATAAAGGCTTAATATAACCAAAAGCAATCAAAATAATATTCAAGATTCTAAAATTTAAATTACTAAAAGCTAGCAAAAATCTTAGCAATTTCTTGCTTGTTGTTTGTGTATCCTAAAACAAGCGAGAGTAAGATTCTGCTTTTTTGGGGGTTGAAGTCATATGAGGCGATAGTCGCACATTCCTCATCAATACTATCTGGTAGAACAAGCCCACTGCAAACCCGCGAACTTCGAACCACAATAAGCTTATATGCCAAAATCTTATCTTTTAGAATCTGCCTCTGTGCTTTTGGGATATTTCCTGCACCGCCTCCTGCGATTACGATGCCCCTTATGCCACTTTCAATCAAAGCCTGCAAAACCGCCTCAAAATATGGCGCATTTGTAGCATACACAATCTCCACGCAAGGTTGTGGCTGCAAATGCCAAATCATAAGTGGCGTTTGCGTAGTGTGTGGCATTGTGCTTGCAGCTCGAAAATAAGGCACGCCATCAATGATACTTCCAAAGATTCCAGAATTTGGCGCAGCAAAGGCATCAAGATTAAGCGTTTGGGTTTTAGTCATATCTCTAGCCCCAAAGATTTTGTCATTCATCACCACCATAACGCCTCTATCACGCGAGCTTGTATCAGCACACAGGCAAAGAGCATTATAGAGATTTTGCAATCCATCAGCACTTACAGAATCCGAAGGACGCATAGCAGCGACAAGCACGATAGGTTTAGAGCTTTTTATGACGAGATTAAGAAAAAACGCACTCTCTTCAAGCGTATCACTTCCATGTGTAATCACCACGCCATCAATGTTACTTGAATCTAGATTCTGCTGGGCTTCTTGGGCTAATTGTATGAGATTCTCATAACTCACATCAATGCTGTCTATATTGGCTATGGCTTGTATTTTTGCGATGTGGATTTGGGGTTTTGTATGCAATGGAATCTTATCAAGTAAAGATTGGATACAAAGATTTCCGATGTGATAATTTGTCGTGCTATTTTCTTGCGAAGTGCCACTGATTGTCCCGCCCATTGTCAAAATGCAAATATTAACGCTCAATACACCACCCCGATTTCCAAAAGTCGCTCACGCAAGATTCTCATTTGGATATTTTTATCAAAGCACCATTTTGGCGCGATCAGGCTTTGATGATGTGCGCCTGAGCTTATACGTTGTATCACTACATCTGGTGGAATCCTCTGTATAGATTCTACGATAAGCTCCACATAAGAATCCAAATCAATAGGTTCATATTTTTTCGCCTCATACATGCGCGCAAGCTGGGTTTGCTCAACGACATATAATGGGTGGATTTTTATACCATCAATCCCCCACCTAAGCACGCAATCAAGAGAATGTAGCATCATATCAGCAGTTTCATTTGGTAGCCCATACATCAAATGCGCGCAAACTTTGATGCCTCTTTGTCGCGTTTTTGCAAACAATTCTTGCGCGCCTTGAATGCTATGTGCGCGATTAATGAGGGCTAATGTTTTGTCAAAAACCGATTGGATTCCATATTCAAGCCAAATTTCTTTGCCATCTTTTACATATCCTTCAAGCAAATCCAAAATCTCATCACTCACACAATCTATCCGCGTGCCTATACTCATTCCAACCACATTCTCAAAGCCTAAAGCCTTGTCATACAGGGCTTTAAGGGTTGAGAGCGGCGCGTAAGTGTTGGTATAGGATTGAAAATACATCATATATTTTTTGACTTCAAATTTGTCTTTGTGAAAGTTTGCATGCCAATAAAACTGCTCTTCAAGCTGCGAGAGTTGATTACTAAGGATTGGATTTGATTTGAGTGAAAAATTCATCGTAATGCTTGGTTTGTATTGCTCGATTTTTATAAAGCTTGGCGAAAAGCTCTCATTTCTACAATAAATACACCCACCCTTTGCCAAACTTCCATCGATATTTGGACAAGTAAAGCCTTGCAAAGAAATGGGAATCTTACGCACTCTTTGCCCAAATTTAGACTGAAAATAGCGACCTATTGTAAGAAGTTGCCTCATTGAGTGCCATATACTCCATCGATGTATTTGCCATCAAAGCAGGCTTGACAATACTCTTCCTTGCCTACTCCTTTTTTGAGTCCTTCAAGCGATAAAAACCCCAAATAATCAGCTCCGATATAATCCCTCACTTCATCTAAAGAATGATTAGCGCAAATAAGCTGGCTAGATTCTGGTGTATCCACGCCATAATAACACGCCGAGATTGTCGGTGGCGATGAGATAAGCAGATAAATATTTCGCGCGCCCGCATTGCGTAAGATTTTGATAATCTGCTTGCTTGTTGTGCCACGAACTACAGAATCATCAATCACAATAATATCCTTATCTTTAATCAGATTCTCAACAGGATTAAGCTTTAGCCTTACTTTGAGCTCTCGTGCTTGCTGTGTAGGCTCGATAAATGTCCGCCCGACATAATGGTTTCGTATAAGCCCTAGCTCAAAGCTAATGCCACTCTCTTTTGAATACCCAATCGCAGCTGCCACACCAGAATCTGGCACAGGAATCACCATATCTGCTTTGAGCTTATGCTCTTTGGCTAATTGTATGCCAAGATTTTTGCGCACTTCATAGACATTTGAGCCAAATACCACACTATCAGGACGCGCAAAATAAATAAACTCAAACACGCAAGGCTTTGGCTTTGGCATAGCAAACATATAAGATTTAAATGTCGCATTTGTGGTTGCATTAATAGAGGTTTTTTCAAAAATAAGCATTTCACCCGGCTCCACATCGCGGATATATTGCGCTCCTATGAGATCAAACGCGCTTGTCTCACTCGCGACAACATAGCCTTGCGTGCCATCATCATTTTCTATTTTGCCTAAACTCAATGGACGAAGCCCATAAGGATCGCGGATTGCAAACATTTTTGTCCGCGATAAAATCACAAGCGCGTATGCGCCATCGATTTGACAAATAGATTCTCTAATGCGCTCATATAAATGCGGATAATGGCTTTTGGCAATCAAATGGATAAGCACCTCTGTATCGAGATGACTTTGAAAAATCGAACCTTCTTTGGTGAGATTATCGCGGATAGAATCTGCATTTGTCAAATTTCCATTATGCGCTATGGCAATCGCACCTAATGAATAGCGCGCAAAAATAGGCTGGCATTCATTTGCGCTCTCTTTTCCTGCTGTGGAGTAGCGATTATGCCCGATAGCCGCGTATCCTTCAAGCTCTGCGAGAATCTCAGGAGTAAAAACATCTGTAACAAGACCATTTTTTTTATACACTGCAATTTTTTCAGAATCACTCACTGCAATCCCGCTTGCTTCTTGCCCTCTATGCTGCATAGCAAATAAGCTATAATACGCAAGCACAGAAGCATTATGTGCATTATAGATTCCCACAACTGCGCATTTTTCTTTCCATTTTGAAATATCTAAATCCATTTTTACTCCTTTGTTGTGTTGCCTAATGGTAGCAAACACGAACTCTCAACGATGCAATTTTCAATCACAAAATAATTAGTTTCGTTTCGATGTGAATACAAAATATTAAAGCCCTGCGCATCAAGCGTGTTTTTGATGATATACATTCCCAAACCAAAGCCTTGAGAATTTGGCTTGATAGAATCTTTGAAATAAGGCTTGAAATATTCCTCAATATCCATTTTAAGAGGATTCCCACAATTTGAGATAATGAGATTTTTGCCATCAGAATCTATCACCACCTTGCCATCATAGCTATATTTAATCGCATTGTCTATGAGATTTTTAACAGACATAGCAAACAATTCAAAATCCGCTTTTATCAAATCATGAGACGTTTTGGTTGTGATTGGATCTTGTTCTATGGTATTGATAAGAAGCATTTTTTTGACATAATCAATCAGCTCTTCGACCAAAAATTCCCTTTTGGTGATATTGTAGCATTTTGAGGAGAGCTGCTCGATTTTGGCAAATTCATCAATAAGCGTATTAAGCCGATAAAATACCGAAGTAAGCCGTTCTTTTTGGGTTTTGTTATCAAGCATTTCAGCAGCGATTCTGCCCTTTGTGATAGGCGTTTTGAGCTCATGCATAATGGAGCGCAAAAAAAGTGTGCGCGATTTATTGAGCGCATCAATCCGCTTTATCGCCTTGTCAAATTCATTTGCAAGCTCGCCGATTTCATCTTTTTGTGGAAGTTTGCATTCTATTTGCAGATCTCCTTTGGCAAATTTGCGAATCTGCCT carries:
- the purF gene encoding amidophosphoribosyltransferase yields the protein MDLDISKWKEKCAVVGIYNAHNASVLAYYSLFAMQHRGQEASGIAVSDSEKIAVYKKNGLVTDVFTPEILAELEGYAAIGHNRYSTAGKESANECQPIFARYSLGAIAIAHNGNLTNADSIRDNLTKEGSIFQSHLDTEVLIHLIAKSHYPHLYERIRESICQIDGAYALVILSRTKMFAIRDPYGLRPLSLGKIENDDGTQGYVVASETSAFDLIGAQYIRDVEPGEMLIFEKTSINATTNATFKSYMFAMPKPKPCVFEFIYFARPDSVVFGSNVYEVRKNLGIQLAKEHKLKADMVIPVPDSGVAAAIGYSKESGISFELGLIRNHYVGRTFIEPTQQARELKVRLKLNPVENLIKDKDIIVIDDSVVRGTTSKQIIKILRNAGARNIYLLISSPPTISACYYGVDTPESSQLICANHSLDEVRDYIGADYLGFLSLEGLKKGVGKEEYCQACFDGKYIDGVYGTQ
- a CDS encoding TIGR01212 family radical SAM protein (This family includes YhcC from E. coli K-12, an uncharacterized radical SAM protein.), with the translated sequence MRQLLTIGRYFQSKFGQRVRKIPISLQGFTCPNIDGSLAKGGCIYCRNESFSPSFIKIEQYKPSITMNFSLKSNPILSNQLSQLEEQFYWHANFHKDKFEVKKYMMYFQSYTNTYAPLSTLKALYDKALGFENVVGMSIGTRIDCVSDEILDLLEGYVKDGKEIWLEYGIQSVFDKTLALINRAHSIQGAQELFAKTRQRGIKVCAHLMYGLPNETADMMLHSLDCVLRWGIDGIKIHPLYVVEQTQLARMYEAKKYEPIDLDSYVELIVESIQRIPPDVVIQRISSGAHHQSLIAPKWCFDKNIQMRILRERLLEIGVVY
- a CDS encoding asparaginase, which gives rise to MSVNICILTMGGTISGTSQENSTTNYHIGNLCIQSLLDKIPLHTKPQIHIAKIQAIANIDSIDVSYENLIQLAQEAQQNLDSSNIDGVVITHGSDTLEESAFFLNLVIKSSKPIVLVAAMRPSDSVSADGLQNLYNALCLCADTSSRDRGVMVVMNDKIFGARDMTKTQTLNLDAFAAPNSGIFGSIIDGVPYFRAASTMPHTTQTPLMIWHLQPQPCVEIVYATNAPYFEAVLQALIESGIRGIVIAGGGAGNIPKAQRQILKDKILAYKLIVVRSSRVCSGLVLPDSIDEECATIASYDFNPQKSRILLSLVLGYTNNKQEIAKIFASF
- a CDS encoding ArsS family sensor histidine kinase; amino-acid sequence: MKHSIFFKITILFLFAMGSFFAFSFYFLKFQGERYSNINEEQKYEKISVIFNKIISQDSTLETIQTYLKEMGFIQVNDERLTKLLLEKSNLNLNVDGIFLKPIEINNDVFILLASYHEVFLYKDSLKTFYVDYYFIILIGSLILVFLFVLVMRSLLPMIYLRRQIRKFAKGDLQIECKLPQKDEIGELANEFDKAIKRIDALNKSRTLFLRSIMHELKTPITKGRIAAEMLDNKTQKERLTSVFYRLNTLIDEFAKIEQLSSKCYNITKREFLVEELIDYVKKMLLINTIEQDPITTKTSHDLIKADFELFAMSVKNLIDNAIKYSYDGKVVIDSDGKNLIISNCGNPLKMDIEEYFKPYFKDSIKPNSQGFGLGMYIIKNTLDAQGFNILYSHRNETNYFVIENCIVESSCLLPLGNTTKE